A portion of the Sphaerochaeta pleomorpha str. Grapes genome contains these proteins:
- a CDS encoding desulfoferrodoxin family protein, whose product MAKKISFYRCNVCNSVVEVVEDGGHSLACCNQPMELLKAKVSGEGQEYHIPEIRHQNGLLYVNVGAKMHPQSEGHHISFITFVTKQTIRRSNLKNDGPATAVFTDKDHGDVYAYCNIHGIWKTSF is encoded by the coding sequence ATGGCAAAGAAAATTTCTTTCTATCGATGCAATGTGTGCAATAGTGTAGTAGAAGTCGTCGAGGATGGTGGCCATAGCCTTGCTTGCTGCAACCAACCGATGGAACTATTAAAAGCCAAAGTCTCTGGGGAAGGTCAGGAATACCATATCCCTGAGATCCGCCATCAGAATGGACTCTTATATGTAAACGTGGGAGCAAAGATGCACCCACAGTCAGAAGGCCATCATATTTCATTTATCACATTTGTAACCAAACAGACAATACGGAGAAGCAACCTTAAGAATGATGGACCGGCAACCGCCGTATTTACTGACAAGGACCATGGAGATGTATATGCATATTGCAACATACACGGAATCTGGAAAACCTCTTTCTGA
- a CDS encoding ATP-binding protein codes for MPKGIANKLCICLICTLCMVPSVCFSASVALSLDEAAFISAHPTIRIGIDREFVPFEFIDSNGTYSGISSEILALIAANTGLSFTYDSALGWDDTVEKAKIQEIDLLPAVAITEDRKQYLTFTSPYISFQQSIVIKNTNTSIKGIEDLFNRQVAVQVNTFWEGFLNDYPLIGKRQYENVEKALLAVNRGEEVAYIGNETSSIYWARKLGLSELKFIPLKQEPEQQLSFAVRKDWSLLASIIEKGVQSISEQEFNEIFDHWILVEKPTDYSLAIRISLFAGALILFVALVSVFWIRKLKQEIINKDNTQKDLEIEKQKAEFADKEKSRLMARISHEIRTPLNGINGTTYLLEKSELSITQRRYLSIISGATHTMLSLINDILEYSRIDEHCLALQEIHFHLDEIIREILSLEDWAAKQKKLKVHVRIDEDVPLVLRGDSGKLSQILTNLIHNAMKFTLQGSIDVHVSVQLKENDHCIIVIAIQDTGIGMTAQQVEGIFQPFTQADDSISRRFGGSGLGLSIVKGLVTLMQGTIDVFCELGKGCTFTVALPFKIDHQEESSGCNDCATSLRLDCRHALLVVKNKESVAAVGSLLTSYKIKYDLVDSERLAISLLEADSYEAVTPYCLLIMDAVSWNTRPRQLLDFLAGKNKNKTKPTVKTLLLLEDDSNFNPLESKDSDNGPDLVLSLPVNSSVFYNAMLGLFLPEDSLPSPVPEPEIVRIKDTHYRVLVVEDNKINQIICNEVLTRSGFQVTLASNGKEGVEYFKQMGDEVDLILLDLHMDVMNGYEALAMIRSLNKRIPIVITSADLLEIAKTRALGLGASEFLGKPYNPDELIQISSELIINYRVFEAGTRCIDIDEGLLRVGGDTHLYNLVISSFLQEYEQESVLLMTQIKANQYIQAFETVHKIKGACGSIGATVAQTLAAQVQSLLNEGYSQEMLEKAALLETELRGVLFEGARWKERYETSYRK; via the coding sequence ATGCCGAAAGGAATTGCAAACAAACTGTGCATTTGTCTTATATGCACGTTGTGCATGGTTCCTTCGGTTTGTTTTTCCGCATCTGTTGCATTGTCCTTGGATGAGGCAGCTTTTATTTCAGCACATCCGACAATCCGCATCGGAATAGACCGTGAATTCGTCCCGTTTGAATTTATTGACAGTAATGGTACCTATTCGGGAATTTCTTCTGAGATTCTTGCATTGATTGCTGCAAACACAGGTTTGTCCTTTACCTATGATTCTGCATTGGGTTGGGACGATACGGTTGAAAAAGCAAAGATACAGGAAATCGACCTGCTGCCAGCGGTGGCAATTACCGAGGACCGGAAACAGTATCTGACGTTTACAAGTCCCTACATCTCTTTTCAGCAGTCCATTGTCATAAAGAATACAAATACCAGTATCAAAGGTATTGAAGACCTTTTCAATCGTCAGGTCGCTGTGCAAGTAAATACCTTCTGGGAAGGTTTTCTCAACGACTATCCCCTTATCGGAAAACGACAGTATGAAAACGTTGAGAAAGCACTGCTTGCGGTAAACAGAGGAGAGGAGGTTGCCTACATAGGCAACGAAACCTCTTCGATTTATTGGGCAAGGAAACTGGGCCTTTCGGAATTGAAATTCATTCCCCTGAAGCAAGAACCTGAGCAACAATTGAGTTTTGCCGTCCGCAAAGATTGGTCTTTGTTGGCTTCAATAATAGAAAAAGGGGTACAGTCAATATCCGAGCAAGAATTCAATGAAATTTTCGACCATTGGATTCTTGTGGAAAAACCTACGGATTATTCCCTTGCCATACGCATTTCCCTATTCGCTGGTGCCTTGATTCTCTTTGTGGCCTTGGTTTCGGTCTTTTGGATCAGAAAACTGAAACAGGAAATTATCAATAAGGACAATACGCAAAAGGATTTGGAAATCGAAAAGCAGAAAGCCGAGTTTGCAGATAAAGAAAAATCGCGTCTTATGGCAAGGATTTCCCATGAAATCAGGACTCCCTTGAACGGAATCAATGGGACTACCTATCTATTGGAAAAATCAGAGCTTTCAATAACCCAGAGGAGATATCTATCCATCATTTCGGGGGCAACCCATACAATGCTTTCCCTTATAAATGATATTCTCGAATACTCGAGGATTGATGAACATTGCCTTGCCTTGCAAGAAATTCATTTTCACCTTGATGAGATAATCAGGGAAATTCTATCGTTGGAAGATTGGGCAGCGAAGCAAAAGAAACTGAAGGTTCATGTTCGTATCGATGAAGATGTTCCCTTGGTTCTGAGAGGGGATAGCGGAAAGCTTTCACAGATTCTTACCAACCTTATTCACAATGCCATGAAATTTACCCTACAGGGAAGCATTGATGTACATGTATCAGTGCAACTTAAAGAGAATGACCACTGTATCATTGTCATTGCGATTCAAGATACCGGTATTGGCATGACAGCGCAGCAGGTTGAAGGAATATTCCAACCTTTCACCCAAGCCGATGATTCCATTTCCCGTCGATTTGGAGGATCCGGGTTAGGGCTTTCCATTGTGAAAGGCTTGGTTACCCTCATGCAGGGGACCATCGATGTTTTCTGTGAACTAGGCAAAGGATGCACCTTTACCGTTGCGCTTCCTTTCAAAATTGACCACCAGGAGGAATCGTCAGGATGCAATGATTGTGCTACTTCTCTCCGTCTCGATTGCAGGCACGCTTTGCTGGTAGTCAAGAACAAGGAATCGGTTGCTGCCGTAGGATCCTTGTTGACTTCCTATAAAATTAAATATGATTTGGTCGACTCGGAGCGCTTGGCTATATCCTTGCTTGAAGCCGATTCCTATGAGGCAGTAACTCCCTATTGCCTATTGATTATGGATGCCGTTTCTTGGAATACAAGGCCCAGGCAATTGCTCGATTTTTTGGCAGGAAAGAACAAGAACAAGACCAAGCCTACTGTAAAAACCCTGTTGCTTCTTGAAGATGATAGCAATTTCAACCCCTTGGAGAGTAAGGATAGTGATAATGGCCCTGATTTGGTTTTGTCCTTACCTGTCAACAGTTCAGTTTTTTATAACGCAATGCTTGGATTGTTTCTTCCTGAGGATAGTCTTCCTTCCCCCGTTCCTGAACCAGAGATAGTGCGTATCAAAGACACGCACTATCGCGTTTTGGTTGTCGAGGATAACAAAATCAACCAGATTATTTGCAACGAGGTTTTAACAAGGAGTGGATTTCAGGTAACCCTTGCCTCCAATGGAAAAGAAGGGGTGGAGTATTTCAAGCAAATGGGGGATGAAGTCGATCTTATCCTACTCGATTTGCACATGGATGTAATGAATGGATATGAAGCCTTGGCCATGATACGGAGTTTGAACAAGAGAATTCCTATTGTAATAACCTCGGCTGACCTCCTTGAAATTGCAAAAACGCGGGCTTTGGGGTTGGGTGCCTCTGAGTTTCTTGGCAAACCCTACAATCCTGATGAATTGATCCAGATCAGTAGTGAGTTGATAATCAATTATCGGGTTTTCGAGGCAGGTACCAGATGTATCGATATTGATGAAGGGTTGCTAAGGGTAGGGGGGGATACTCATCTATACAACCTGGTGATAAGTTCGTTCTTACAAGAATATGAGCAGGAAAGCGTTCTCTTGATGACCCAGATTAAGGCCAATCAATATATCCAAGCCTTTGAAACCGTGCATAAAATCAAAGGGGCCTGCGGTTCGATCGGGGCTACCGTGGCTCAGACTCTCGCCGCACAAGTACAAAGCCTGCTCAATGAGGGATATTCTCAAGAGATGCTGGAAAAGGCAGCATTACTGGAGACTGAATTGCGGGGTGTGCTTTTTGAAGGTGCCAGGTGGAAAGAACGTTACGAAACTTCGTATAGAAAATAA
- a CDS encoding nucleoside-diphosphate kinase, with amino-acid sequence MEQCLSYVLITPYTVAKSRTGGVLSRLLSRIDLELVGAQMIAMDQKIASEYAELIRKREKSEGFKSSPLLADYVEKNLGPSKGVRHRSLLLVFQGSNPCAQLANVCGNFQGENSRVEMLTGESIRDTYADLVFEDEKCEKVSYFEPGVLTAQTQEEADATFKLISSWLVTQSNIIENLPLSERKGTERTLAIIKPDNWKYASSRPGMIIDMFSRTGLRIVGIKVLRMSVAQALEFYGPIKENLKNKLAPIYGMQAKELLESEFNVILNNNIQEILATSFGATYAEEQFERIVDFMSGIRPSACPPEDLQKPGLVKCMVLIYEGVDAVKKIRDILGPTDPTKAPAGTIRRDFGTNIRVNAAHASDSKENAIREMKILGLMENSCAKIVQEYINQLS; translated from the coding sequence ATGGAACAATGCTTATCGTATGTTTTGATTACCCCGTACACGGTCGCAAAAAGCCGCACAGGAGGGGTTCTTTCGCGCTTATTGTCCCGCATCGACCTTGAATTGGTCGGGGCTCAGATGATTGCCATGGATCAAAAAATCGCAAGCGAGTATGCCGAGCTCATACGAAAACGAGAAAAATCAGAGGGGTTCAAATCCTCACCGTTGCTTGCCGATTATGTAGAAAAAAACCTAGGTCCCTCAAAAGGTGTGCGCCACCGTTCCCTGTTACTCGTTTTCCAGGGCTCCAACCCCTGTGCCCAACTGGCAAATGTTTGCGGAAACTTCCAAGGGGAAAACAGCAGGGTGGAAATGCTCACCGGTGAATCGATCAGGGATACCTATGCTGATTTGGTTTTTGAGGACGAGAAATGTGAGAAGGTATCCTATTTCGAACCGGGAGTCTTGACTGCCCAGACCCAAGAGGAAGCCGATGCTACCTTCAAATTGATCTCTTCTTGGCTTGTAACCCAGAGCAATATCATCGAAAACCTTCCATTATCGGAACGGAAAGGCACTGAGAGAACCCTTGCTATTATCAAACCGGATAACTGGAAATATGCGTCATCCCGTCCCGGGATGATTATCGATATGTTTTCCAGGACTGGATTGCGTATTGTGGGGATTAAGGTTTTGAGAATGTCTGTAGCCCAGGCCTTGGAATTCTATGGCCCTATCAAGGAAAATCTCAAAAACAAACTGGCACCGATCTATGGCATGCAGGCTAAAGAACTTTTGGAAAGCGAATTCAATGTTATCCTTAACAATAATATCCAAGAGATTCTTGCTACGAGCTTTGGGGCAACCTATGCCGAGGAGCAATTTGAAAGAATCGTAGATTTCATGTCAGGTATCCGTCCCAGTGCCTGCCCTCCAGAGGATTTGCAGAAACCAGGACTGGTCAAATGCATGGTCCTGATATACGAAGGGGTCGATGCAGTAAAAAAAATCAGGGATATTTTGGGACCAACTGATCCCACAAAGGCTCCCGCGGGAACAATCAGGCGTGATTTCGGAACAAATATCAGGGTGAATGCAGCACATGCTTCCGATTCCAAGGAAAATGCCATTCGAGAAATGAAAATCCTCGGACTCATGGAAAACAGTTGTGCGAAAATAGTCCAGGAATACATCAACCAGCTCTCATAG
- a CDS encoding cysteine hydrolase family protein, with protein sequence MHIATYTESGKPLSDSLLIIIDMQKDFVTGPLGSREAQQLVPKLIDKIKKTEKQLWFTLDTHTQDYLHTPEGLKLPVPHCIKGTEGHDIIDELLPYFQSARVFEKPTFGSVEMAKQIAAMPEIKKVELAGVCTDICVISNALLIKAFRPDIEISVDAENCAGSTVENHTAALISMACCQIEIM encoded by the coding sequence ATGCATATTGCAACATACACGGAATCTGGAAAACCTCTTTCTGATTCTTTGCTCATCATAATCGATATGCAAAAGGATTTTGTAACCGGCCCCCTTGGATCAAGGGAGGCACAGCAACTGGTACCCAAGCTTATCGACAAAATTAAAAAGACAGAAAAACAGCTATGGTTTACCCTGGACACCCATACACAGGATTACCTTCACACCCCTGAAGGCTTGAAACTACCGGTTCCCCATTGCATCAAGGGAACCGAAGGGCATGATATTATCGATGAACTGCTTCCCTATTTCCAATCCGCCAGGGTTTTTGAAAAACCCACCTTCGGTTCGGTAGAGATGGCAAAGCAGATTGCGGCTATGCCGGAAATCAAGAAAGTTGAGTTGGCAGGGGTCTGTACAGATATCTGTGTCATCTCGAATGCACTGCTTATAAAAGCCTTTCGACCTGACATTGAAATTTCTGTTGATGCGGAAAACTGTGCAGGTTCCACGGTAGAAAACCATACTGCCGCCTTGATTTCCATGGCTTGTTGCCAAATTGAAATAATGTAA
- a CDS encoding phosphate ABC transporter substrate-binding protein produces the protein MKKMTIILMVLALAISPILATGSKETKAVEEYTFGGSSTVAPVAEAAIEAYQKDNPKVKLSYETLGSSVGLKQLQEGTLSLAGSSRELKSAEVEAGLIPHTIALDALSVATNSSVGIANLTMKQLSAIFAGEITNWKEVGGNDAKIVLVVRDESSGTYGSFKEIVLDSQKKSPSKNAIVARENGELAAKIASTTDSIGYIGMAFNHLVTEKGGTILSIDGVNPSESNVKNGSYPIRRELYVVTAGDFVAGSIQKSFFDFLVSKKGQAIVSEAGFVSL, from the coding sequence ATGAAAAAAATGACAATTATCCTCATGGTCCTTGCGCTTGCGATTTCCCCGATTCTTGCAACCGGTTCAAAAGAGACGAAAGCTGTCGAAGAATATACGTTCGGGGGTTCGTCCACGGTTGCCCCCGTGGCTGAGGCTGCGATCGAAGCCTACCAGAAAGACAATCCAAAAGTGAAACTGAGCTATGAGACCCTCGGGTCTTCAGTCGGTCTCAAGCAACTGCAGGAAGGTACCTTGAGCCTTGCAGGTTCTTCCAGGGAACTGAAGAGTGCTGAAGTCGAGGCAGGTTTGATCCCCCATACAATCGCCCTCGATGCGCTCAGTGTAGCAACCAACTCCTCGGTAGGCATCGCCAATCTGACGATGAAGCAGCTCTCTGCCATCTTTGCCGGTGAGATTACCAACTGGAAGGAAGTGGGCGGCAACGACGCGAAGATCGTGTTGGTCGTCCGTGACGAAAGTAGCGGCACCTATGGTTCCTTCAAGGAAATTGTCCTTGACTCCCAGAAGAAAAGCCCAAGCAAGAATGCGATTGTGGCCCGGGAGAACGGGGAGCTTGCTGCCAAGATTGCTTCCACTACCGATTCAATCGGGTATATCGGGATGGCGTTCAACCACCTGGTAACTGAGAAAGGTGGTACAATCCTCTCTATTGACGGGGTCAACCCCTCGGAAAGTAACGTCAAGAACGGGAGCTACCCGATCAGGCGCGAACTGTATGTAGTTACCGCCGGCGATTTTGTAGCGGGGAGCATCCAGAAAAGCTTCTTCGACTTCCTGGTTTCCAAGAAGGGCCAGGCTATCGTAAGCGAAGCTGGATTCGTAAGCCTGTAA
- a CDS encoding PAS domain-containing protein, with the protein MELIKTGNPRVEKLVQYLQILCTGICEKENYDSYRDILETATPFEVNKALSIVLAGATSFSDYMLPVSRFFRSVGKSLDSQIVAAYPPSHILSRLSAENTAIAALCSALQVLSKQVHLKTLNREVLVNFVASFGLLNSHYTALQNELFPLFEKATVDHACVKLMWSIQDLVLDAQKKIIQFDTSLSMDEFWKLFGKFFSLVEILVYRETRVLFPVAYRAISQEYEKENSLVKGVSLARFVSNTGSLAFGELEAIFKLLPLDIAFITADDKVAFYSDPPHRIFPRSPAVLKRLVQNCHPMKSVQTVEAILSSFKDGSKDSAEFYLTVQGRFIHIEYFAVKNNQGTYLGTLEVTQDATRLRALEGEKRL; encoded by the coding sequence ATGGAACTTATAAAAACAGGAAATCCTAGGGTAGAAAAGCTGGTCCAATATCTTCAAATCCTTTGTACAGGGATCTGTGAAAAAGAGAATTATGATTCCTATAGAGACATTTTGGAAACTGCCACTCCCTTTGAAGTGAACAAAGCCCTTTCTATCGTTCTTGCAGGGGCTACTTCTTTTTCTGATTACATGCTGCCTGTTTCGAGGTTTTTTCGTTCGGTCGGAAAATCGCTTGACAGCCAAATAGTGGCTGCCTATCCCCCGTCGCATATACTTAGCCGACTTTCTGCAGAGAATACTGCTATTGCTGCCTTGTGTTCTGCACTACAAGTCTTATCAAAACAAGTTCATTTGAAAACCCTTAATAGGGAAGTTTTGGTCAACTTTGTCGCATCCTTTGGCTTGCTCAATTCCCACTATACTGCCTTGCAGAACGAGTTGTTTCCTTTATTCGAAAAAGCTACCGTTGACCATGCCTGTGTCAAATTGATGTGGAGTATCCAGGACCTGGTACTGGATGCACAGAAAAAAATCATTCAGTTTGATACTTCCCTGTCAATGGATGAATTCTGGAAACTGTTCGGAAAGTTTTTTTCCTTGGTAGAGATTCTGGTATATCGTGAAACAAGGGTTTTGTTTCCCGTTGCCTACCGAGCTATTTCCCAGGAATATGAAAAAGAGAATTCCTTGGTAAAAGGTGTCTCTCTTGCACGTTTTGTCTCGAATACCGGTTCGTTGGCGTTTGGAGAACTAGAAGCAATTTTTAAATTGCTTCCCCTTGATATCGCCTTCATCACTGCAGATGACAAGGTAGCCTTCTACTCTGATCCTCCACACAGGATTTTTCCTCGGAGCCCGGCAGTACTAAAAAGGCTGGTGCAAAACTGCCACCCTATGAAAAGTGTTCAAACGGTTGAAGCAATACTATCCTCTTTCAAGGACGGAAGCAAAGATTCTGCAGAATTCTATCTCACCGTACAGGGGCGTTTTATCCATATTGAATACTTTGCCGTAAAAAACAACCAAGGTACCTATCTTGGTACCTTGGAAGTAACACAGGATGCCACGCGTCTTCGTGCCCTTGAAGGGGAAAAACGCCTATGA